The genome window ACGGAGTCTGACCCGAAAGAGAGGGCTGAGTTGTGGCAAACGGCTATCGGCTTACAAAAGGTCGATGGTTTGAGCGTGTCTGACTATTTGATTGAAACGGCTAAGAAGCACATTGAGGGAGAGGTCTCTATTGATGATGTTGATGCACTAATCTCCACTTATTATCGCAGTGAGGCTGCGCGTGAGATACCGGAAGATATAAAGGAAGCTGACGAGGTGTCAAAGAATATTGTCCGAATTCTTTCCGAGTCTTCATTCTCTTTCTCGGTACAGGGATTAGCAGGACTACATCGCCGAATTTTCAAAGGGGTAATGAAACATGCCGGAGACTTCCGTGAATACAACATTACTAAGAAGGAATGGGTGCTTGACGGGGAAACAGTGCTTTATGGTCCATTTGAGGATCTGACGCGGACCATTGAATACGATCTTGAACAGGAACGAAGTTTCCGGTATAAAGGATTGACACAGGTTCAGATAATAGAACATCTCGCCCGTTTTATTTCAGGGATATGGCAGATCCATCCTTTCCCTGAAGGTAATACCCGAACCACTGCCGTATTCTTGATAAAGTATCTCCGTTCAATGGGTATTCCAGCCACCAATGATATGTTTAAAGAACATTCGTGGTATTTTCGCAATGCACTTGTTAGGGCAAACTATCGTAATGCCCTTAAAGGCATTGAGCCAACTATAGAATATCTCGTTTTATTCTTCCGGAACCTGATCTACGGGGAGAACAATGAATTGAAGAACCGCTATCTACATATTCGGTGGAATGACACTAAACCTCAAATTGACGTTTTGAATCCCGCTAAACGCCAAAATGACGTATTAGAAACGTCGGAAGCACAAAATGTGAAACTGACGTTGAAAGAGATGGCCGTTGTCAGGCTTATAAGGGAAGATCCTAAAATTTCAATTGCCACCATCACAACCAAAACAGGACTCTCAAGGCGCACCATCGACCGCACTATTGTTTCATTAAAAGAAAAAGGACTATTAACCAGAGAAGGGGCAAAGAACAATGCTACATGGGTAATCATTTAGGCAAAAAGTTGAACATCTATTGGGTAACGAGTACCCCATCACCGCAATGAAATCATTTTGCTCATCTCAAATACGCTCACTATATAGAGTCTTCCCGGTAATGTCCTATTATCTGTTATGAACGCTTTTTAGTTAGGTATTAAATCTTTTCATCAACCAATTAGGATGTGAATTATAGAATATAATCACTTCTTTTTCCGTCCAGTTTCCAATTCCGTCCCTAAAAAGAAACCTTTTCTGATGTCAGCAGGGAGTTCTCCGACTATTAACGACCAATGAATACGACATTCATTCATTTCATCACTGTTTTGCATATATTCTGAGAGTTGACCTACAAGCCTCCCCCCGTAAAATAGCAAATCAGCTTTAACAGAAGAACTAATATCCTGATTTATCATTACTTTATCAGGTAATTCGTGGAGGAACTTAATAAGTCGCTTGAGTTTTGGATCCTTAATGATGCCAACACGTATCCATGTCATAAGACATTTAATATAACATATAGAGATATCATCATGGAGATAGTGTAACCGATTGATAACCTCCTCGACAATATTCTGCATTCCAAATTTACCGTCATTGTTATTATAGCATTCTAGTACGGCGTTGAAACCATCATAAATAAAACTCGGAGAACCTGATTGAATACTT of Clostridiales bacterium contains these proteins:
- a CDS encoding HTH domain-containing protein; amino-acid sequence: TESDPKERAELWQTAIGLQKVDGLSVSDYLIETAKKHIEGEVSIDDVDALISTYYRSEAAREIPEDIKEADEVSKNIVRILSESSFSFSVQGLAGLHRRIFKGVMKHAGDFREYNITKKEWVLDGETVLYGPFEDLTRTIEYDLEQERSFRYKGLTQVQIIEHLARFISGIWQIHPFPEGNTRTTAVFLIKYLRSMGIPATNDMFKEHSWYFRNALVRANYRNALKGIEPTIEYLVLFFRNLIYGENNELKNRYLHIRWNDTKPQIDVLNPAKRQNDVLETSEAQNVKLTLKEMAVVRLIREDPKISIATITTKTGLSRRTIDRTIVSLKEKGLLTREGAKNNATWVII